A stretch of Leptospira andrefontaineae DNA encodes these proteins:
- a CDS encoding DUF167 domain-containing protein translates to MKIQVRVKPNSKKPSVTKGEDGVWIVAVKEPATEGKANDAVVRAVAEELGLAPSKVKILRGEKSKLKLLEVYD, encoded by the coding sequence GTGAAAATTCAGGTCAGGGTAAAGCCGAATTCTAAAAAACCATCCGTAACTAAAGGGGAAGATGGTGTTTGGATTGTTGCAGTAAAAGAGCCTGCCACTGAAGGAAAGGCGAATGATGCAGTTGTTCGAGCGGTTGCGGAAGAATTAGGACTGGCTCCTTCTAAGGTAAAAATTCTCAGAGGAGAAAAGAGTAAGTTAAAACTTCTAGAAGTTTATGATTAG